The Streptomyces tendae DNA segment ATCTCCTTGCCGGCCTCGGTCTCGCCCTCGCAGTCGACCGAGGCGGCGGTCTCCTGCGACGCCGGTGAGGCGGAGCCGCCGCGGTCGCCGAAGGACGCGTTGCAGGTGAGCCAGCGCACCTTGTCCTTCTGCCGGTTGAGCTCCTTCGTCACCGTGCCGTCGGTGGTGAGCGCGACGGCGGCGGAGCTGACGCTGCCGCCCTCACAGGCCGTGACACCGACGACGGCGGCCACGGCGAACACGACGGCGGCGGCGCGCCGCCGCCCGCGCGGCCCTCCTCGGACCCACTTCATCGCCCCCATGCACGGCAGCGTGCCACCGCCGCTCGCGCGGCGGTAGGGCGCATTGGGCCACGTGTGGCGCCCCCTCACCGGGGACTCCGGGGAGACAGCCCCTCCGGCGTTCGAGGGGCGGGGTCCGGGGGCGGCGCCCCGCGAGGTCAGGACCAGCGTCCGGTGCGTCCCAGCAGCAGCGCCGCCGCCGCCGTCCCCGCCGTGGAGGTACGGAGCACACTCCGGCCCAGCCGGTACGCCCGCGCCCCCACGCTCTCGAACAGCGCCAACTCCTCGGGCGACACCCCGCCTTCGGGCCCGACGACCAGCACGATGTCGCCGGAGGCGGGCAGCGGAACCGTGGCCAACGGCTCCGTCCCACTCTCGTGCAGCACCGCCGCGAACTGCGCTTCGGCGAGAAGTGAGGCAACCCCCTTGCTCGTCGCCGCGTCCGCGACCTCCGGGAACCGCACCCGGCGCGACTGCTTGCCGGCCTCCCGGGCCGTCGCCCGCCACTTGGCGAGCGCCTTCGCGCCCCGCTCGCCCTTCCACTGGGTGATGCAGCGCGAGGCCGACCACGGCACGATCGCGTCGACGCCGACCTCGGTCATGGTCTCCACGGCCAGCTCGCCCCGGTCGCCCTTGGGCAGCGCCTGCACGACGGTCAGCCGGGGTGTCTCCACGGGCTCCTCGGCGATCTCGCCGAGCCGCACGATCAGCCGGTCCTTGCCCTCGGTGCCCTCCACCTCACCCGCG contains these protein-coding regions:
- a CDS encoding 16S rRNA (uracil(1498)-N(3))-methyltransferase, coding for MTAPVFVVDHFGTGGTGRHVLDGPEGRHAVSVKRLRAGEEVVLTDGAGRWAAGEVEGTEGKDRLIVRLGEIAEEPVETPRLTVVQALPKGDRGELAVETMTEVGVDAIVPWSASRCITQWKGERGAKALAKWRATAREAGKQSRRVRFPEVADAATSKGVASLLAEAQFAAVLHESGTEPLATVPLPASGDIVLVVGPEGGVSPEELALFESVGARAYRLGRSVLRTSTAGTAAAALLLGRTGRWS